AAGCTCAATGTACcgaaaatataaactattcgAAAAGCTTCGAACTCTAATTGATCGAATCCACTTTTATATGATTCAATTCTAGCAgctaatttcttttttctctttaattcTTTATAGTGTTGAAAGCGTTCGGCGTAATGAATATGAccggtttcaaaaatattcattgctgctttatcgattttgtttttcaaactCCAACGTTTACGACTCATGAACACGTTGTACGACTTGAATAATAAGTCTTTCGATATGTATAAATCGTCGTGTGATTCGGCATTACGTAATAAACTATACGCAAATATACAAGCAGCTAAAGAATCTTTCGTAACTGAGTTATATTCCGGAAGTCGAGCTGAATCATTTATCGGAACTGTATTATTTTCCGGGGGGTCATCAATTATCATCATTGTACCATCTACCGGACCTGAATATTCTCTCGTAATGGAATCGTGGCATTGATAatcaaaattcatatttgCCTCATACAAGTATTTCTTATCAGAATCACTTGACCATATTTGTGTCAGCTATATGACCGCGGATTCTATCGTCGAAGAAGACTTTATATTCATTTGAATGTAAATCATCTAAATTTTCAACCCTACGGTAACTCGGTTTTGCCAGCATTGCCATAAGTTGACCCTCTAATGCCGGATTAAACATCAACATAAATAAAGATGCGGATAGAAAAGTAATACGCATAAACAAACGTTCTATGGGTGTCCTCATCCCCATATTCAATACCAACAACAAGATATCGAACAAGGTTTCGATAAAATTGAACTTATTATTGactaaaataagtataaaaatactaattagaATAATAATCGAGAGTATCAGAGTTTGATAACTGAACATGCTGTCGACAATTTCCTCAAGGATTGGAATAGAACGCGAGTTGGTTACCAAAGTGAAGCCTTCTTCCGAGTATAGCGGAATAATATCGAGATATTCGTAATAAAGTAGATCAAGCGGTTTTAAAGTCATCCATACATcgtaagttttattattaaataattttttagttctgGCAGAATGTGGAACATCACCGACTATATAGTAGTTCATCACCGGTGTGACATTCAACATTGAAAATATGTTTTCAAAAACGAAATATGGGTTTCCGATTTGCCAGTTGAGTGGTACAGGTGTAAATTCATTTGATGAAATTTCAGCAATTAGTGAGTTTTGTTCATAACCTTTAACTGGATAACCGTCCAGACTTCGGGTTTTGTCAAAATGATAACTTTGACACGACTCCGaatctgtaataaaaattgaagattcaataaaaaaataatcacaaattaaatacaataacctaccatttttaaatatctgcATATACAATGTCCATCTATTATCTTTCGATTTTTTCTTAACTCTACTCCAGGGTTTCGGTGCTCTATCAGTGTAGGGGTTGAATGTATACACCATCGTAGTTTTGTTGACTTGATCTCGACAAACGTAAAATGATCCAAGGGCTTCAATATCCCACACCATCCTCAGAACTTTCATTGCCTTTCCACAGTTTTCACCAACAACGAAAACCATTGACTCGACGTTCCAAATAATCGACGATTTTATTTCGTGAAGAAGAGCTTTTAGTTTTCTATCAGACTCTGCTGATAGAATGTACGAGGGATTATTTGGATAGTGCCATTTCATCTCAGttgacttaaaattataatcgaTTGTTACAATCGACGCGTTGACCACTTCgtttattgaaatttcgaaCATGATGTCAATCAAGTCAACAGTTATAACCGCAGGGTTCAATTTATCAGGAAAGCACAGCTCAAGTAGTTGTTTCTGTTTAAAAATCGGACAAtacttatataatcatacaaatcaatttattgtatacgtataaaatgtaaattaccATATCattgtgaaaaatttctaaatcagtGGTAGCTTCATCACTTTTACCAATATTGTGACAcgcaattaaatttactatcaaACACAAAATAACAACTTTTTCCcacatttttacaataatttcaatgaaattaaaattttaaattatcaaaagttTGGAAACCCTAAAATaatcttaactttttttaaatttaatgttttaattttaagtaaattatagAACGAATTGAATCACTGAATGCTCGAATAGCTTCCATGTCTACCCACTTCAACTTATTGCTCATAACTGACAACTCAATAGTATCATTTGCTGTAATATCCACTTCATTAGTTGTTAAGGATACGTGTCCATACCTGAGGATCTCTTCGATTTTTCGAGCGCGCCAATGAGTCCTCGAGAAGTATATGACGCATGTTATTAAAAGTATAACGTATCAGATCAAACTCATATACTTACTATAGCAAAacaaatgtatgtatattacataGTATTCAATTTACAGATAGataatttaaagatttattttttccctGCATCAGTAatcgtaaaaattatcttacaaaaatatttgccCAGAACTGGGCGCCacagaattcaaaaatatttaacactagTCCATTAGCcattacatatttttctttcgaatagaagtatatatttttttgcaacgTTTCAAGTTGATTGTTACTGAAAACcactttcatttattattaaactattgATTTACAGAAATATACAAACTGGGGCATGACGGCACCACTTAAGCGAGTAATTAGTTGTTGTGGCTTTTATAATATcggttacaattttttttagttattacaaaaatttatcattattttacagcaaattcaaacgaataaatttcaaCTCTAATCACTTACTTGGGGACTAATAGACCCCATCATCAACTTCAGAGTAAAATTTGAACGCGATCACACTTGAATTtggtgattttcaacacaatCCGTTTTTGTTAATTGACTTTATTAGATTTTAtggagaaaagaaaaaaatttattatttaatctg
The DNA window shown above is from Microplitis mediator isolate UGA2020A chromosome 1, iyMicMedi2.1, whole genome shotgun sequence and carries:
- the LOC130667955 gene encoding uncharacterized protein LOC130667955, giving the protein MWEKVVILCLIVNLIACHNIGKSDEATTDLEIFHNDMKQLLELCFPDKLNPAVITVDLIDIMFEISINEVVNASIVTIDYNFKSTEMKWHYPNNPSYILSAESDRKLKALLHEIKSSIIWNVESMVFVVGENCGKAMKVLRMVWDIEALGSFYVCRDQVNKTTMVYTFNPYTDRAPKPWSRVKKKSKDNRWTLYMQIFKNDSESCQSYHFDKTRSLDGYPVKGYEQNSLIAEISSNEFTPVPLNWQIGNPYFVFENIFSMLNVTPVMNYYIVGDVPHSARTKKLFNNKTYDVWMTLKPLDLLYYEYLDIIPLYSEEGFTLVTNSRSIPILEEIVDSMFSYQTLILSIIILISIFILILVNNKFNFIETLFDILLLVLNMGMRTPIERLFMRITFLSASLFMLMFNPALEGQLMAMLAKPSYRRVENLDDLHSNEYKVFFDDRIRGHIADTNMVK